Below is a genomic region from Candidatus Methylomirabilota bacterium.
CGCCATGCGCGCTACCTCCCGTTGGCGGTCGCGACAGCGCTGCTCGGAATGGAGCCCATGTCCGGGATTGAACCGGAGACCTCGTCCTTACCAAGGACGCGCTCTGCCGACTGAGCTACATGGGCGATCCCACAAATCGTGGAGCGGGAAACGGGATTCGAACCCGCGACCCCCAGCTTGGAAGGCTGGCGCTCTACCGCTGAGCTATTCCCGCCCGAAACCATGATGGTGGGGAGGGGAGGATTTGAACCCCCGAAGGCATCCGCCAGCAGATTTACAGTCTGCCCCCTTTGGCCACTTGGGTACCTCCCCGAATCCGCCGGCATGCGATGGAACCCCTTGAAAAAGCTGGCGCTGGCGGGAGGATTTGAACCCCCGACCCACTGCTTACAAGGCAGTTGCTCTGCCACTGAGCTACGCCAGCACAGACAAAACTTCACTCTAGTCGTCAGTATTTCATAAGTCAAGCAGTGTTACCTCGCAGAGCTCGCTGCCGCGCGACCTCGTAGCAGAGCGCGGCGCCCGCCGCGCCGACGTTCAGCGAGCCGACGCGGCCGGCCATCGGGATCGTCAGCAGCACGTCGCACGTCCGCGCGACCAGCGGACGAAGGCCCTCTCCCTCGCTCCCGAGAACGAGGCAGAGAGGACCCGTCAGGTCGGCGGCCCATGCGGGCGTGCCCTGGCCGACGGCGCTGCCGTAGGTCCAAATGCCGGATTTCTTGAGCGTTTCGAGGGCGCCGACCAGGTTCGTCTCGCGCGCCACGGCGATGTACTCGACCGCCCCCATCGCCGCCCGCGCGGCGGCCTCGGTGAGCCCCACCTGATGGTGCTTCGGCACGATCACACCGTGGGCGCCGAAGACCTCCGCCGTCCTGAGGAGGGCGCCGAAGTTCCTCGGATCCTGCACCTGGTCGAGGGCGAGGAAGAAGGGCGCCTCGCCGCGACGCTTCGGGATCTCGAGCAGCTCGGCGAGGTCCGCGTACTCGGCCGACGCGACGCGCGCGACGACGCCCTGGTGGCGGTCCGTGCCCGCGATCGCCGTGAGCTGCTCGCGCGTGCGGAAGGAGACCTTGACGCCGGCACGGCGCGCGAGCGCGACGACCTCGGCGAGCGGCCCCCGCGCGCCGGCGAGCACGGCGATCTCGTCGGCGCGCTTGCCGCCGCTCCGGAGCAGCTCGAGCACCGGGTTGCGGCCGTAGATCCGGCCCTCGTCCGTCATCGGCTCACGCGTCCTTCCGCGTGACGCGCGGGCCGCTCGGCGTGTCCTCCACGGCGAAGCCCAGGCGCTCGATCTCGGCGCGGAGCCCGTCGGCGCGCCGGAAGTCGCGCCGGCTCCGCGCGTCGCTCCGCGCCTCCACCAGCCGTGCGACCTCGGGGGGCGGGCCCGCGGGCTCGACGCCACGCGCGAGGAACCCGAGCGTCCGCATGAGCGTCGCCAGCTCCTCGACGCCCGAGACGAACGCCCTCCGCGCGTCCGGATCGCCGGAGGCCCGCGCGC
It encodes:
- the rlmB gene encoding 23S rRNA (guanosine(2251)-2'-O)-methyltransferase RlmB — encoded protein: MTDEGRIYGRNPVLELLRSGGKRADEIAVLAGARGPLAEVVALARRAGVKVSFRTREQLTAIAGTDRHQGVVARVASAEYADLAELLEIPKRRGEAPFFLALDQVQDPRNFGALLRTAEVFGAHGVIVPKHHQVGLTEAAARAAMGAVEYIAVARETNLVGALETLKKSGIWTYGSAVGQGTPAWAADLTGPLCLVLGSEGEGLRPLVARTCDVLLTIPMAGRVGSLNVGAAGAALCYEVARQRALRGNTA